One Sanguibacter keddieii DSM 10542 genomic window carries:
- a CDS encoding geranylgeranyl reductase family protein, translating to MRLQGNDDADVIVVGAGPAGSAAAHYCAAAGLDVILMEKSSFPRDKICGDGLTPRAVGELVRMGVPTREEDGWIRNIGLRAVAGGRSFEFPWPELRAYPSYGLARSRMNLDQTLAEHARASGAKLMERTNVTGPVVDERTGRVVGVTARPVDSNGRRAGEETTYRAPVVIAADGVSARMATSLGIEKAMNRPMGVAVRTYFTSPRHDDPWMESQLELWDGKPGESNLLPGYGWIFALGDGTVNVGLGSVSSTAAATKIDYKALFARWMENTPEEWGFTPENQIGPVRGAALPMAFNRKPLYTRGLMLVGDSGGMVSPFNGEGIAYALQAGRVAADVVSQATARTTDDSRERALSTYADAMSRELGGYFTLGRIFVRVIEHPRVMRLCTTYGLPRPLVMRLVVKLLSDCYEPHGGDVVDRVIAGLTRVVPKA from the coding sequence ATGAGACTCCAGGGCAACGACGACGCGGACGTCATCGTCGTCGGCGCGGGCCCGGCCGGGTCTGCGGCCGCGCACTACTGCGCCGCTGCCGGGCTCGACGTCATCCTCATGGAGAAGTCGTCCTTCCCCCGCGACAAGATCTGCGGCGACGGCCTCACCCCGCGCGCGGTCGGCGAGCTCGTCCGCATGGGCGTCCCCACCCGCGAGGAGGACGGCTGGATCCGCAACATCGGCCTCCGGGCCGTCGCCGGCGGACGGTCCTTCGAGTTCCCCTGGCCCGAGCTGCGCGCCTACCCGTCGTACGGCCTCGCGCGCTCGCGGATGAACCTCGACCAGACGCTCGCCGAGCACGCCCGCGCGAGCGGCGCCAAGCTCATGGAGCGCACCAACGTCACGGGCCCCGTGGTCGACGAGCGCACCGGCCGCGTCGTCGGCGTCACCGCCCGGCCGGTCGACTCGAACGGCCGCCGGGCCGGCGAGGAGACCACGTACCGGGCCCCCGTCGTCATCGCCGCCGACGGCGTCTCGGCCCGCATGGCCACGTCGCTGGGCATCGAGAAGGCCATGAACCGGCCGATGGGCGTGGCGGTCCGCACGTACTTCACCAGCCCGCGCCACGACGACCCGTGGATGGAGTCCCAGCTCGAGCTCTGGGACGGCAAGCCCGGCGAGTCGAACCTGCTCCCCGGCTACGGCTGGATCTTCGCGCTCGGTGACGGCACCGTCAACGTCGGGCTCGGGTCGGTGTCCTCGACCGCGGCCGCGACCAAGATCGACTACAAGGCCCTGTTCGCCCGCTGGATGGAGAACACCCCGGAGGAGTGGGGGTTCACCCCCGAGAACCAGATCGGCCCGGTGCGCGGTGCTGCGCTGCCCATGGCCTTCAACCGCAAGCCGCTCTACACCCGTGGTCTCATGCTGGTCGGCGACTCCGGCGGCATGGTCAGCCCCTTCAACGGTGAGGGGATCGCCTACGCCCTGCAGGCGGGGCGGGTGGCGGCCGACGTCGTCTCGCAGGCGACCGCGCGCACCACGGACGACTCGCGCGAGCGGGCGCTGTCCACCTACGCGGACGCCATGAGCCGTGAGCTCGGCGGCTACTTCACGCTCGGACGGATCTTCGTCCGGGTCATCGAGCACCCGCGCGTCATGCGGCTGTGCACCACCTACGGGCTGCCGCGGCCGCTCGTCATGAGGCTCGTCGTCAAGCTCCTGTCCGACTGCTACGAGCCCCACGGAGGCGACGTCGTCGACCGTGTGATCGCCGGGCTCACGAGGGTGGTGCCGAAGGCATGA
- the menD gene encoding 2-succinyl-5-enolpyruvyl-6-hydroxy-3-cyclohexene-1-carboxylic-acid synthase translates to MSGAGGDRGVAPETPAAASSAPSVVAAHTLVETLAGLGVREVVLAPGSRSAPLAYALGHAVLTGRHPGLRLHVRVDERDAGFLALGLARAGSLDADRAADEVNGPATVRPPAPVAVVTTSGTAVANLHPAVLEAHHAGVPLLLLTADRPHELRGTGANQTADQVGIFGRAARLALDVPAPTGRPGELTDLRAQLVRAVAAATGARSSAPGPVQVNLAYRDPLVPTAADLELLGGADGGAELADGLPAPALPAVTDVVARGTSTDATPEVLALADEPATVVVAGDGAGDLARRLAEARGWPLLSEVSSGACGGPNLVAAHRLVLSGSSLTAEVRQVVVLGRPTVSRPVQALLGSGARVVVVAPGAEQWPDAARSASVVLAAVPTGWLEAPESASGPWLDRWLAASGAARAVVSDAVRAGGAAGGRPSSLAVAAEVARASAPDDVLVVGSSSPARDLELVAGWETAPAVVANRGLAGIDGTVSTTLGVALGVQAHAPRTVRALLGDLTFLHDVGGLLRGPSEPEVQAQVVVVNDDGGAIFATLEHGRPEHADVFERVFATPHGADLASLCAGYGVPHEAVTTVERLRAVLAHPRPGVSVVEVAVDRQDRGPQGRELARAVAVALETLETPR, encoded by the coding sequence GTGAGCGGGGCTGGCGGCGACCGCGGCGTCGCACCCGAGACGCCGGCTGCTGCGTCCAGCGCCCCCTCGGTCGTGGCGGCGCACACGCTCGTCGAGACGCTCGCCGGCCTCGGTGTCCGTGAGGTGGTGCTCGCACCGGGCTCACGCAGCGCACCTCTCGCGTACGCCCTCGGGCACGCGGTCCTCACCGGCCGGCACCCCGGCCTGCGGCTGCACGTGCGCGTCGACGAGCGAGACGCCGGGTTCCTGGCGCTCGGGCTGGCCCGAGCCGGGTCCCTCGACGCAGACCGAGCAGCCGACGAGGTGAACGGACCGGCGACCGTGCGTCCTCCGGCTCCCGTCGCCGTCGTGACCACCTCGGGCACCGCCGTGGCGAACCTGCACCCGGCCGTCCTCGAGGCGCACCACGCCGGGGTCCCGCTGCTGCTGCTCACCGCCGACCGTCCGCACGAGCTCCGGGGGACCGGCGCCAACCAGACGGCGGACCAGGTCGGGATCTTCGGCCGGGCAGCCCGGCTCGCGCTCGACGTCCCCGCGCCGACCGGGCGTCCGGGCGAGCTCACCGACCTGCGCGCCCAGCTGGTCCGCGCCGTCGCGGCAGCCACCGGGGCCCGCAGCAGCGCCCCCGGTCCGGTCCAGGTGAACCTCGCCTACCGCGACCCGCTCGTGCCCACGGCCGCAGACCTCGAGCTGCTCGGCGGTGCGGACGGTGGGGCAGAGCTCGCGGACGGCCTGCCGGCGCCTGCCCTCCCCGCGGTCACCGACGTCGTCGCGCGCGGCACCTCGACCGACGCGACGCCCGAGGTCCTCGCCCTCGCCGACGAGCCGGCGACGGTGGTCGTCGCGGGCGACGGCGCGGGCGACCTCGCCCGGCGCCTGGCTGAGGCGCGCGGGTGGCCCCTGCTCTCCGAGGTGTCCTCCGGAGCGTGCGGCGGGCCGAACCTCGTGGCTGCGCACCGCCTCGTGCTCTCCGGGTCCTCGCTGACCGCCGAGGTCCGACAGGTCGTCGTCCTCGGGCGTCCCACGGTGTCGCGGCCCGTCCAGGCGCTCCTCGGCTCGGGTGCGCGCGTCGTCGTCGTCGCCCCGGGCGCGGAGCAGTGGCCCGACGCAGCACGGTCTGCGTCCGTCGTGCTTGCCGCGGTCCCGACCGGGTGGCTGGAGGCACCCGAGAGCGCGTCCGGCCCCTGGCTCGACCGCTGGCTGGCAGCCTCGGGGGCTGCGCGTGCCGTCGTCTCCGACGCTGTCCGTGCCGGTGGCGCGGCGGGCGGACGTCCGTCGTCGCTCGCGGTCGCAGCCGAGGTGGCCCGGGCCAGCGCGCCCGACGACGTCCTCGTGGTCGGCTCGAGCAGCCCCGCCCGCGACCTCGAGCTGGTCGCCGGCTGGGAGACTGCGCCGGCCGTGGTCGCGAACCGTGGGCTGGCCGGCATCGACGGCACGGTCTCGACGACCCTCGGCGTGGCCCTCGGTGTCCAGGCGCACGCGCCCCGGACGGTGCGTGCGCTGCTCGGAGACCTCACCTTCCTGCACGACGTCGGCGGGCTGCTCCGCGGCCCCTCCGAGCCTGAGGTGCAGGCGCAGGTGGTGGTCGTCAACGACGACGGGGGCGCGATCTTCGCGACCCTCGAGCACGGCCGCCCCGAGCACGCCGACGTGTTCGAGCGGGTCTTCGCGACACCGCACGGGGCGGACCTCGCCTCGCTCTGCGCGGGCTACGGCGTCCCGCACGAGGCCGTGACGACCGTCGAGCGGCTCCGCGCGGTGCTCGCACACCCGCGGCCAGGGGTCAGCGTCGTCGAGGTGGCGGTCGACCGCCAGGACCGGGGACCGCAGGGGCGCGAGCTCGCGCGGGCGGTCGCGGTCGCGCTGGAGACGCTCGAGACGCCGCGGTAG
- a CDS encoding NADH-quinone oxidoreductase subunit D produces MSTQSSSTPHAARPPVDDTSVPSFESSGGDWDEIAAEIAELGEERIVVNMGPQHPSTHGVLRLMLEIDGETVTEARCGVGYLHTGIEKNMEFRTWTQGVAFCTRMDYLAPFFQEAAYCLGIERLLGVEDDVPERAQVIRVLLMELNRVASHLVCLGTGGNEMGATTVMTVSFTAREEILRIFESITGLRMNHAFIRPGGVAQDVPAGLTEDFWHMDTEVRKYLAQLGDLMLANPIFRSRLVGTGHLNLAGCMALGVTGPVLRSAGLPYDVRKSAPYCGYETYDFDVPTSTEADCYSRVVLRIEECYQSLKIAAQCIERLERSTGDPVMVADKKIAWPAQLAIGTDGAGNSLEHIREIMGESMESLIHHFKLVTEGFRVPAGQVFQTVEHPRGELGVHLVSDGGTRPYRAHFRDPSFNNLQAVALMCEGGQVADVVVAVASLDPVLGGVDR; encoded by the coding sequence GTGAGCACGCAGAGCAGCAGCACGCCGCACGCGGCGCGTCCGCCGGTCGACGACACCTCGGTCCCGTCCTTCGAGTCGTCGGGCGGAGACTGGGACGAGATCGCGGCCGAGATCGCCGAGCTCGGCGAGGAGCGCATCGTCGTCAACATGGGCCCGCAGCACCCGTCGACCCACGGCGTGCTGAGGCTCATGCTCGAGATCGACGGCGAGACGGTCACCGAGGCACGGTGCGGGGTGGGCTACCTGCACACGGGCATCGAGAAGAACATGGAGTTCCGCACCTGGACGCAGGGCGTCGCGTTCTGCACCCGGATGGACTACCTGGCGCCGTTCTTCCAGGAGGCCGCGTACTGCCTCGGGATCGAGCGGCTGCTCGGCGTCGAGGACGACGTCCCCGAGCGGGCGCAGGTGATCCGGGTGCTGCTCATGGAGCTCAACCGGGTGGCGAGCCACCTCGTGTGCCTGGGGACCGGCGGCAACGAGATGGGCGCCACGACGGTGATGACCGTGAGCTTCACGGCACGCGAGGAGATCCTGCGGATCTTCGAGTCGATCACCGGGCTGCGGATGAACCACGCGTTCATCCGCCCGGGCGGGGTGGCCCAGGACGTCCCGGCGGGTCTGACCGAGGACTTCTGGCACATGGACACCGAGGTGCGCAAGTACCTCGCGCAGCTCGGCGACCTCATGCTCGCCAACCCGATCTTCAGGTCTCGTCTGGTCGGCACCGGGCACCTCAACCTCGCGGGCTGCATGGCGCTCGGGGTCACCGGTCCCGTGCTCCGCTCGGCCGGCCTGCCCTACGACGTCCGCAAGTCCGCGCCGTACTGCGGCTACGAGACCTACGACTTCGACGTCCCGACCTCCACGGAGGCCGACTGCTACTCGCGCGTGGTGCTGCGCATCGAGGAGTGCTACCAGTCGCTCAAGATCGCGGCGCAGTGCATCGAGCGCCTCGAGCGCTCGACGGGCGACCCGGTGATGGTCGCCGACAAGAAGATCGCGTGGCCCGCGCAGCTGGCCATCGGCACCGACGGCGCCGGCAACTCCCTCGAGCACATCAGGGAGATCATGGGCGAGTCCATGGAGTCGCTGATCCACCACTTCAAGCTCGTGACCGAGGGCTTCCGGGTCCCGGCGGGGCAGGTGTTCCAGACCGTGGAGCACCCGCGCGGCGAGCTCGGCGTGCACCTCGTCTCCGACGGCGGGACGAGACCCTACCGGGCGCACTTCCGTGACCCGTCGTTCAACAACCTGCAGGCCGTGGCCCTGATGTGCGAGGGCGGCCAGGTCGCCGACGTCGTCGTCGCGGTGGCCTCGCTCGACCCCGTCCTCGGAGGTGTAGACCGATGA
- a CDS encoding isochorismate synthase: MSTQSSVTDVAPEPLSPQLVVRTTLLGTVLDDDPAALLALLPRTAPLAWVRRGDGLVAWGEVARVETTGPGRFADAEAVWASLRSRAVVRDDVKVPGTGPVAFGSFAFDDGSDQRSVLVVPRVVVGRRGSTAWITTITTTQTSAGSAPTLAPVPTLAHVLDDVDPVTSPGAVTYSRGAVADDDWTASVEEAVRRIRDGRLDKVVMARDVEARTEHPIDPRWLLTRLATAYTGCWTFSIDGMVGATPELLVRSEKGLVTSRVLAGTIRRTGGEEADLARAAKLAHSSKDLEEHEYAVASVAEALAPYCQSLNVPETPFVLHLPNVLHLASDVTGVLCTSGTPVAGNLTSTTSTASAAAPVVGGHGVAPSSLSLAAALHPTAAVCGTPTAVANDLIRELEGMDRARYAGPVGWVGGDGDGEWGIALRSASLDPEDDRAARLFAGCGVVAASDPASELAETEAKLEPMRLALSTTPLP, translated from the coding sequence ATGAGCACCCAGTCGTCCGTGACGGACGTTGCCCCCGAACCGCTGTCACCCCAGCTCGTGGTCCGCACGACGCTGCTCGGCACCGTCCTCGACGACGACCCCGCCGCGCTGCTCGCCCTCCTCCCCCGCACCGCGCCGCTCGCCTGGGTCCGCCGCGGGGACGGGCTCGTCGCCTGGGGCGAGGTCGCCCGCGTCGAGACCACCGGGCCCGGACGCTTCGCCGACGCCGAGGCCGTCTGGGCCTCCCTGCGATCGCGCGCCGTCGTGCGCGACGACGTCAAGGTCCCGGGCACCGGGCCGGTCGCCTTCGGGTCCTTCGCCTTCGACGACGGGTCGGACCAGCGCAGCGTGCTCGTGGTCCCGCGCGTCGTGGTCGGCCGCCGCGGCTCGACCGCGTGGATCACCACCATCACCACGACGCAGACCTCCGCGGGCTCGGCTCCGACCCTCGCGCCGGTGCCGACGCTCGCGCACGTCCTCGACGACGTCGACCCTGTGACCTCCCCCGGCGCGGTCACCTACTCCCGCGGTGCCGTCGCCGACGACGACTGGACGGCGTCGGTCGAGGAGGCCGTCCGCAGGATCCGCGACGGACGCCTCGACAAGGTGGTCATGGCGCGCGACGTCGAGGCCCGCACCGAGCACCCGATCGACCCGCGCTGGCTGCTCACCCGCCTCGCGACCGCGTACACCGGGTGCTGGACCTTCAGCATCGACGGCATGGTGGGCGCGACCCCCGAGCTGCTCGTCCGCAGCGAGAAGGGGCTCGTCACGTCCCGCGTGCTCGCCGGGACCATCCGGCGCACCGGGGGCGAGGAGGCCGACCTCGCGCGGGCCGCGAAGCTCGCGCACTCGTCCAAGGACCTCGAGGAGCACGAGTACGCCGTCGCCTCGGTGGCCGAGGCGCTCGCTCCCTACTGCCAGTCCCTCAACGTGCCCGAGACGCCCTTCGTGCTGCACCTGCCGAACGTGCTGCACCTGGCGAGCGACGTCACGGGGGTGCTGTGCACCTCGGGCACGCCCGTGGCCGGGAACCTGACCAGCACGACGAGCACGGCGTCGGCCGCCGCCCCGGTCGTCGGCGGCCACGGCGTGGCTCCGTCGAGCCTCAGCCTCGCCGCCGCGCTGCACCCGACGGCCGCCGTGTGCGGCACGCCGACCGCCGTCGCGAACGACCTCATCCGTGAGCTCGAGGGCATGGACCGCGCGCGCTACGCCGGCCCGGTGGGCTGGGTGGGCGGCGACGGCGACGGCGAGTGGGGCATCGCCCTGCGCTCGGCCTCCCTCGACCCCGAGGACGACCGTGCTGCCCGGCTGTTCGCCGGCTGCGGCGTCGTCGCGGCGTCGGACCCGGCGTCCGAGCTCGCCGAGACCGAGGCCAAGCTCGAGCCCATGCGCCTCGCCCTCTCGACCACCCCGCTGCCCTAG
- a CDS encoding S1C family serine protease, with protein MTSQNTPADDAARTQGAQPTEPVRPAEQTTRPLPPVPVAPTLAQPQAPTQPQQGGYRAQPTAYQPQQQGSTQHSPSAQHGAHGYAQQGYEQPGHQPQQQPFSSTSRQEPQQGTTTVAAAPKRRLVLPIATTAVLAAVLASVGTAALTGQIGSDSAAGTTSSTGYSSIGKQSGSSGAVPVAESTDGSADWKAVSAAVAPSVVAIKVTTQQGEGEGSGVVIDDQGHILTNDHVVSGAVDDTVKVTLSDGRVYEAKIVGLDPATDLAVVKLVDPPEDLQPAVLADSSQVNVGDAVMAVGNPLGLSNTATTGIVSALDRPVSTATSDSNQTAVVTNAIQIDAAINPGNSGGPLFNAKGEVIGITSSIAALPSSGASSQSGSIGLGFAIPSNLVQNIGGQLIEKGKAEHAFLGVTLADGEATADGTTRQGAVVRVVTDGSPAAAAGLQPDDVVVAIDGKSVTGLQSLTGFVRALTTGTEVTLTVVRDGKALDVPVTLATRTEEATSNDEDPGSTDGTAPDQGTFPGQGDQPGEATQPGSESPNNVPDLSDLFPGQNG; from the coding sequence ATGACTTCGCAGAACACCCCGGCCGACGACGCAGCCCGCACGCAGGGCGCCCAGCCCACCGAGCCCGTCCGCCCCGCCGAGCAGACCACCCGTCCGCTGCCCCCCGTCCCCGTGGCGCCGACCCTCGCGCAGCCGCAGGCACCGACCCAGCCGCAGCAGGGTGGGTACCGGGCGCAGCCGACCGCGTACCAGCCGCAGCAGCAGGGCAGCACGCAGCACAGCCCGTCCGCTCAGCACGGCGCGCACGGGTACGCCCAGCAGGGCTACGAGCAGCCCGGCCACCAGCCGCAGCAGCAGCCGTTCTCCTCCACGTCCCGGCAGGAGCCGCAGCAGGGCACGACCACCGTCGCGGCGGCACCCAAGCGTCGCCTGGTGCTGCCGATCGCGACCACGGCCGTCCTGGCCGCGGTCCTGGCGAGCGTCGGCACCGCCGCGCTCACGGGACAGATCGGCTCTGACAGCGCCGCCGGCACCACGAGCTCGACCGGTTACAGCAGCATCGGGAAGCAGAGCGGCTCGTCGGGAGCGGTCCCGGTCGCCGAGTCGACCGACGGCTCGGCCGACTGGAAGGCCGTGAGCGCCGCCGTGGCCCCGTCCGTCGTCGCGATCAAGGTGACCACGCAGCAGGGCGAGGGCGAGGGCTCCGGTGTCGTCATCGACGACCAGGGCCACATCCTCACCAACGACCACGTGGTCTCGGGCGCCGTGGACGACACGGTCAAGGTCACCCTGTCTGACGGCCGCGTCTACGAGGCGAAGATCGTCGGCCTCGACCCCGCGACGGACCTCGCCGTCGTCAAGCTCGTCGACCCGCCCGAGGACCTCCAGCCGGCCGTCCTCGCCGACTCGTCCCAGGTGAACGTCGGCGACGCGGTGATGGCCGTCGGCAACCCGCTCGGCCTGTCGAACACCGCGACCACCGGCATCGTGTCGGCCCTCGACCGGCCGGTGAGCACCGCGACGTCCGACAGCAACCAGACGGCCGTCGTGACGAACGCGATCCAGATCGACGCGGCCATCAACCCGGGGAACAGCGGCGGCCCGCTCTTCAACGCGAAGGGCGAGGTCATCGGCATCACGTCGTCGATCGCTGCCCTGCCGTCGTCGGGAGCGTCGAGCCAGTCCGGCTCGATCGGCCTGGGCTTCGCCATCCCGTCGAACCTGGTGCAGAACATCGGCGGCCAGCTCATCGAGAAGGGGAAGGCGGAGCACGCGTTCCTCGGCGTGACGCTCGCCGACGGCGAGGCCACGGCAGACGGCACCACCCGCCAGGGTGCGGTCGTCCGCGTGGTCACCGACGGGTCGCCCGCCGCCGCGGCCGGTCTCCAGCCCGACGACGTGGTGGTCGCGATCGACGGCAAGTCCGTGACCGGCCTCCAGTCGCTCACCGGATTCGTCCGTGCGCTCACCACTGGCACCGAGGTGACCCTCACGGTGGTCCGCGACGGCAAGGCTCTCGACGTCCCGGTGACGCTCGCGACCAGGACCGAAGAGGCGACCAGCAACGACGAGGACCCGGGCAGCACCGACGGCACCGCCCCCGACCAGGGGACCTTCCCGGGCCAGGGTGACCAGCCGGGCGAGGCCACGCAGCCCGGCTCCGAGTCGCCGAACAACGTCCCGGACCTCTCGGACCTCTTCCCCGGCCAGAACGGCTGA
- a CDS encoding NADH-quinone oxidoreductase subunit C translates to MTSTPDAPRTDVTPGGDALAVPEAREQLEVVEVRTGMFGAHGSGDTSGFGGLVRPVTRRLASPRPYGGWYDDAVDVLAEVLAEDGVAFDAAVEGVVVDPPAGSGARTELTIHVRREHLVAVCRALRDDQDLRFELSLGVSGVHFPGDTGRELHAVYHLTSVTHGRSLRLEVTVPDADPHVPTTTTVYPTNDWHERETWDFFGIVFDGHPALARIAMPDDWPGHPQRKDYPLGGIPVEYKGATVPPPDQRRSYS, encoded by the coding sequence ATGACGAGCACCCCGGACGCGCCCCGGACCGACGTGACCCCGGGCGGTGACGCGCTGGCCGTCCCGGAGGCGCGCGAACAGCTCGAGGTCGTCGAGGTCCGCACCGGGATGTTCGGTGCCCACGGCTCGGGCGACACGTCGGGCTTCGGCGGGCTCGTCCGCCCGGTGACCCGGCGGCTCGCGAGCCCGAGGCCCTACGGCGGCTGGTACGACGACGCGGTCGACGTCCTCGCCGAGGTGCTGGCCGAGGACGGCGTCGCCTTCGACGCGGCGGTCGAGGGCGTGGTCGTCGACCCGCCGGCCGGCTCCGGCGCACGGACGGAGCTGACGATCCACGTCCGCCGGGAGCACCTCGTGGCGGTGTGCCGGGCGCTGCGCGACGACCAGGACCTGCGCTTCGAGCTGAGCCTCGGCGTCTCGGGCGTGCACTTCCCGGGGGACACGGGGCGCGAGCTGCACGCCGTCTACCACCTGACCTCGGTGACGCACGGCCGCTCGCTGCGCCTCGAGGTGACGGTGCCCGACGCGGACCCGCACGTCCCGACGACCACGACGGTCTACCCGACCAACGACTGGCACGAGCGCGAGACGTGGGACTTCTTCGGGATCGTGTTCGACGGTCACCCTGCCCTCGCCCGGATCGCGATGCCGGACGACTGGCCCGGCCACCCGCAGCGCAAGGACTACCCGCTCGGTGGCATCCCCGTGGAGTACAAGGGTGCGACGGTGCCCCCGCCGGACCAGAGGAGGTCCTACTCGTGA
- a CDS encoding NuoB/complex I 20 kDa subunit family protein — MGIEEAPSGFLLTTVEDLAGYFRKGSLWPVTFGLACCAIEMMAAGASRFDLSRFGMEVFRASPRQADLMIVAGRVSQKMAPVVRQVYDQMPEPKWVLSMGVCASSGGMFNNYAIVQGVDHIVPVDIYLPGCPPRPEMLINSILALHQQIQDQPLGVNRKEAARAAEAAALEATPTSAMKGLLR; from the coding sequence ATGGGGATCGAAGAAGCTCCCTCAGGATTCCTCCTGACGACCGTCGAGGACCTCGCCGGCTACTTCCGCAAGGGCTCGTTGTGGCCGGTGACCTTCGGGCTCGCCTGCTGCGCGATCGAGATGATGGCGGCGGGGGCCAGCCGGTTCGATCTGTCGCGGTTCGGCATGGAGGTGTTCCGTGCGTCTCCGCGCCAGGCCGACCTCATGATCGTGGCCGGCCGGGTGAGCCAGAAGATGGCCCCCGTGGTCCGTCAGGTCTACGACCAGATGCCCGAGCCCAAGTGGGTCCTGTCGATGGGCGTGTGCGCGTCGAGCGGCGGCATGTTCAACAACTACGCGATCGTCCAGGGCGTCGACCACATCGTGCCGGTCGACATCTACCTCCCCGGGTGCCCGCCCCGCCCCGAGATGCTCATCAACTCGATCCTCGCGCTGCACCAGCAGATCCAGGACCAGCCGCTCGGCGTCAACCGCAAGGAGGCGGCTCGCGCCGCCGAGGCGGCCGCGCTCGAGGCGACGCCCACCTCCGCGATGAAGGGCCTGCTGCGATGA
- a CDS encoding NADH-quinone oxidoreductase subunit A — protein sequence MNNPYVPLLVLMGIAMVLALGGVAASAVIGPKRYNRAKLDAYECGIEPTPQAAGGGRFPVKYYLVAMTFIIFDIEVVFLYPWAVDFSTLAMFGLVAMLSFLALITVPFVYEWRRGGFEWD from the coding sequence ATGAACAACCCCTACGTCCCGCTGCTGGTCCTCATGGGGATCGCGATGGTCCTCGCCCTCGGCGGCGTCGCCGCGAGCGCGGTCATCGGCCCCAAGCGCTACAACAGGGCCAAGCTCGACGCCTACGAGTGCGGGATCGAGCCCACGCCCCAGGCCGCGGGAGGCGGGCGCTTCCCGGTCAAGTACTACCTGGTGGCGATGACCTTCATCATCTTCGACATCGAGGTCGTGTTCCTCTACCCCTGGGCCGTCGACTTCTCGACGCTGGCCATGTTCGGCCTGGTCGCGATGCTCTCGTTCCTCGCCCTGATCACCGTGCCGTTCGTGTACGAGTGGCGTCGCGGAGGGTTCGAGTGGGACTGA
- a CDS encoding demethylmenaquinone methyltransferase, which produces MSRASLDKKPTEVASMFDGIAQHYDLVNDLVSAGQTRSWRRATLRAVDAQPGERVLDLAAGTGTSSEPFAAAGAQVVPCDFSFGMLSVGKARRPDLPFTAGDATRLPFADASFDAVTISFGLRNVVDTVGALREMLRVVRPGGRIVVCEFSQPTWEPFRTVYVEYLMRALPKVAGAVTKDAGSYEYLAESIRAWPDQEGLGRVLLQAGWESVGYRNLTGGIVALHRATRPA; this is translated from the coding sequence ATGTCACGTGCGAGCCTGGACAAGAAGCCCACCGAGGTCGCGTCGATGTTCGACGGGATCGCCCAGCACTACGACCTCGTCAACGACCTCGTCTCGGCGGGGCAGACCAGGTCCTGGCGCCGCGCGACGCTGCGTGCCGTCGACGCCCAGCCCGGCGAGCGGGTCCTGGACCTCGCGGCCGGCACCGGGACGTCGAGCGAGCCCTTCGCCGCCGCGGGCGCCCAGGTGGTGCCCTGCGACTTCTCCTTCGGCATGCTCTCCGTCGGCAAGGCACGCCGACCCGACCTGCCCTTCACCGCGGGCGACGCGACGCGGCTCCCCTTCGCGGACGCGTCCTTCGACGCGGTGACCATCTCCTTCGGGCTGCGCAACGTGGTCGACACCGTGGGCGCGCTCCGCGAGATGCTGCGGGTCGTGCGCCCGGGCGGCCGGATCGTCGTGTGCGAGTTCTCGCAGCCCACGTGGGAGCCGTTCCGCACCGTGTACGTCGAGTACCTCATGCGGGCGCTCCCCAAGGTCGCCGGTGCCGTCACCAAGGACGCGGGCTCCTACGAGTACCTCGCCGAGTCGATCCGCGCCTGGCCGGACCAGGAGGGCCTCGGGCGGGTGCTGCTGCAGGCGGGCTGGGAGTCGGTCGGGTACCGGAACCTCACCGGCGGGATCGTCGCCCTGCACCGGGCGACACGCCCGGCCTGA